The proteins below come from a single Metarhizium brunneum chromosome 1, complete sequence genomic window:
- the pex7 gene encoding Peroxisomal targeting signal 2 receptor — protein sequence MAAMLEFRTQGYNPYAVKYSPYYDSRIAVATSANFGIVGNGRVFALGLTAQGVQVEKTFDTNDALYDLAWSEINENQLIVAGGDGSLKLFDLGVNEFPIMNFHEHKRETFSVCWNPVTKDTFISSSWDGTVKIWSPTRPHSLKTLPIGNCTYSTSFCPSNPALISAVSSDSHLRVFDLRTPTSAKYHLVSTIPVHAAGAQPGVNPGLAAGSPPAEVLTHDWNKYNDTVVATGGVDRVIRTFDIRNPTAGPLGLMHGHEYAIRRLAWSPHASDVLISGSYDMTVRLWNDGSAQPSGPLAGAKPGHQLGVMNRHTEFVTGVDWCLFGAGGWVASVGWDERVLLWDSNMLMGPGPR from the exons ATGGCGGCCATGCTTGAGTTCCGCACCCAAGGGTACAATCCCTACGCAGTCAAGTACTCGCCCTACTACGATTCGCGCATAGCCGTCGCAACCTCGGCCAACTTTGGCATTGTCGGAAACGGAAGGGTATTCGCCCTGGGGCTCACGGCGCAAGGAGTCCAGGTGGAAAAGAC GTTCGACACAAACGACGCATTATACGACCTGGCTTGGTCGGAAATCAACGAGAACCAACTAATTGTAGCCGGTGGCGACGGGTCGCTGAAGCTCTTCGACCTGGGCGTAAACGAGTTCCCCATCATGAACTTCCACGAACACAAGCGCGAAACATTCTCCGTCTGTTGGAACCCCGTCACAAAGGACACATTTATCTCAAGTTCATGGGACGGGACCGTCAAAATC TGGTCACCAACGCGCCCGCATTCTCTCAAGACCCTCCCCATCGGAAACTGCACCTACAGCACATCCTTTTGCCCGTCCAACCCGGCCCTGATATCAGCCGTCTCGTCCGACTCGCACCTCCGCGTCTTCGACCTACGCACCCCGACCTCGGCCAAGTACCACCTCGTGTCCACGATCCCCGtccacgccgccggcgcccagCCCGGCGTCAACCCGGGCCTCGCGGCCGGCAGCCCGCCCGCAGAAGTCCTCACGCACGACTGGAACAAGTACAACGACACCGTCGTGGCCACGGGCGGCGTGGACCGCGTCATTCGCACCTTTGACATTCGCAACCCCACAGCCGGTCCGCTGGGCCTGATGCACGGGCATGAGTACGCCATTCGGCGACTGGCGTGGAGCCCGCATGCGAGCGACGTCCTCATCAGCGGGAGCTACGACATGACGGTGCGGCTGTGGAACGACGGGTCTGCTCAGCCTTCGGGCCCCTTGGCCGGGGCCAAGCCGGGTCACCAGCTGGGTGTCATGAATAGACACACCGAGTTTGTAACAGGTGTTGACTGGTGTTTGTTCGGGGCGGGCGGCTGGGTCGCGTCCG